Genomic DNA from Mycolicibacterium helvum:
GGTTGGCGCGAGACTGACCGGGAAGATGCGATGCCGTACGCACTGTAACGAGTAAGATCCCAGTTCGCCACTACCTTCCAACGTGTTTCGCACAGCAATGTTTCGATCGTCGACCTGGTTCGATCACTTCCTGCGGCTGGGGTTTACACCGCCATCACGGCCTCGGCTTTCACCCTGTCCCACACACGAGATTCATAGCTTCCAGCAAACCCTGGGCGGCGTGTCGCAAACATGTCTGTCGGGTATGGCACCATCGCCACGTGGTGTCACGGACTAGCGACCGAGGGACGACGATCCCGGTCATCGCGCTCACCGGGTATCTGGGGGCGGGGAAGACCACATTGCTCAACCACGTGCTGCGCACCCCACAGGCCCGGATCGGCGTGGTAATCAACGACTTCGGAGAAATCAATGTCGACGCCGGGTTGATCAGCGGCCAGATCGACGAACCGGCGTCGATCGCTGGTGGCTGTATCTGCTGCTTGCCCGACGACGGCCAGCTGGACTCCGCACTGGCCCGGCTCGCCGACCCCAGGCTGCGGCTGGATGCCATCATCGTGGAAGCCAGCGGCCTCGCCGATCCGGCGGCGCTGGCCCGCATCATCGGATTCAGCGAGATCGCCGGCGTCCGCGACGGCGGCGTTGTGGACGTGGTGGACGCCGTGCGACATTTCGACACCGTCGACTCCGGCGGCGGCGTGGCCCCCGCCCGGTATGGTGCGGCGACGTTGGTGGTGGTGAACAAACTCGATCAGATCCCGGACGCTCACCGCGACGCCACGCTGCGACGTATCGAAGCCAGGGTGCGGGAACGCAATTCACGGGCCCATGTCATCGGTGCTACGAATGGGCAGATCGACCCGAACTTGCTGTACGACGTCGCCGCCGCGAACGATGCGACGGGCCAGCTGTCGTTTCGCGATGCGCTCTTCGACGAGCCGGTGAGCGCGCACGACCATGTGCATGCCGATTCGGTGACCGTGACCGCCGAGGGGGCCGTCGACCCCGAACAGCTCATGGAGCTGCTGGAGTTTCCGCCCGCGGGCGTGTACCGGATGAAGGGCGTTGTGGCAGTGCGTCATCGGACCGGCGTCCGCGGCTACCTGGTCAATGTCGTGGGGCCTGCGGTCCATATCGCGCGCGGTGCCGCATCGTCGGGTGCGGAAAGCCATCTCGTCGCGATCGGAACCCATTTCGACACCGAGCTCACGCGATCGCGGATGGCCGAGGCGCTGCGGATGGCGGACGGGCCGATATCGGCCACCGCGCAGCGGCGCTGGCAGCGCTACCTAGCAAGGAGCTGACAGCACGGTGCCCCACCCTCTAGCGAGGATGGGGCACCGTGGCGAATCAGCGTGTGGCTAGACCTTCTTCGATACGAAGATCGTCTCGAAACCGGTGGACTGCCAGGCGTTCATGAAGGCACCGATCGTGACGGGCTCGCCGTACGGATACTTCTTGACCCAGTTGCCGTCCGCGTCCTGGACCAGTTCGCCCTGGATCGGGTTCCCGCTGTCGTTGAGATAGACGATGCCATTCGCGGTATCCACCGCGACCACAACCACGCCGTGGTTGGGCTCCGTCCAATCGGGGATGCCATCGGTACTGCCCGCACAGTCACCCGTGGTGCACTGAACCGCTGCCCAGACCGTCTGGGAGTTGATCACGACGATCGCCGCATTCCCGCGGGCGATATTCGCCTCGAGGTCGCGAAGCGCCTGTTGCCCCTCGGTGATCTTGTAGGACTGGACTTCCGCGTGAACTTCGTTGCCGTAGCGGTAGTTCAACAGTGCGGCGGTATCTGGGGCGTTGGCACCATCCGGGCTGTTCTCATCGATGTAGATCACCTTGCCCGGGTTGATGACGCTGTTGGTGGTCTTCGCGTAGTTGACGATCTCAGCTTCAGAGGGTTCTAGCTCCACGCTGCCGCGGAGTTGCCCCACCGCCATCGCGCCGGCCATCAGGATGCAGTTGCCATAGCTCTGCTTCACCCAGTACTTGGCATTGTCGGTATTCCCATAGAAGCCGTCCCCTGTGACCGTGACCGAAATCAAGGTAGAAGAGGTGTCGGGCTGGGCCAGCCCGACGGCAACAGCCCAGGAGTGCAACAGGTTCTGCACGTCGCCCAGCACTCCCGGCAGCCGCGCCCCGGCTCCGTTCTCCGCCGTGATGACAAACGAATCAGTCATCCCCGGTTTCACCAGAGCCTGATTGACTTGGTAGGTGTAGCTGCCGTTCGCCTCGCGGGTGACCGTCCCGTACCTCGGTTGGGTGGTCACGGTGTAGGTGACACCGTAGCCGTTATTGCTGTAGGCGTTGACGTCGACACTGATCGGCTTGTTGGGCCCGTCACCCGCGCTGAGGCTGGTAAGTACCGCGGGCGAGGTGTTGAAGAAGATGTAGTTCAGCCGGCCGATGAAGTTATTCCATGTGGACTGCGGTGAGGGAAGTTGCGCCGCGGTGGCTTTCGACGCCACAGATGTCGCGCCCGGTGTGGGCGGGGCGGGGATTCCGTTATCGCCGGCCGACCCTATATCGCCGTTCCTGGCTCTGCTGCCCGCAGGGTTGTCACGAACCGAGCCTTGACCGCCCTGACCCCCACTTCCGCCATAACCGCCGGTCTCCCGGCCCGCGCCGCCGTCGGCACCACCGTCGCCGCCGTCACCGCCCGTACCGCCGTCGGCTCCGTTAACGCCGCTGTAGCCCTTCCCGCCGGCGCCCCCGGTGCCACCTGCACCACCGGTGCCACCAATTCCGCTGACGCTGACGCTCGAGCCGGCCCCGCCATCGCCACCACGACCGCCGTTGCCGGCGACGCCGGCAACACCGCCGACCCCGTAGTACCGGTAGTCGGTGCCCACGACCGTCCGGCCACCGAAGCCACCGGAACCGCCTGCGCCGCCGGCGCCGCCCGCACCACCGTTTCCAGCGAACGCGGTGTTCGTCGCTGCCCCGCCGGCGCCGCCCGCCCCGCCATTGCCACCGCGGCCGCCGTTACCGCCGGATGTGTAGAACTCGTCGTCGGCTGTGCCCTGGCCGAGGCCGCCGGCACCGCCAGCACCGCCGGCACCGCCGGCACCACTCGCGCCCCAGCGGCCGTTCGATGGAGTGAAGAAGAAGTACCGTCCCGAACCGGGGTCGCCACCTTCCTGACCCCCGGCACCGCCGGCGCCCCCGTTGCCGCCGTCACCGCCGGGCTTGACTGGATCGTCGCTGTCTTTGATGTTGATTTGGTTGGCGCCGGATCCGCCGTCGCCACCTTTACCGCCCGCGCCGCTGTCACCACCGTCGCCGCCGCGGCCGATGAACCAGCTGCCGTTGCCTCCGTTACCGCCGCTCCCCCCGGCCCCACCGGGCTTGCCGTCGGTGCCGTTAGGCGTATCGCTCGGCGTGCCGTCGGGGTTCCTGATCGAGCCGTTGATGCCGTACAAGCCGTTTTGGCCCACACCCCCCCGCCCGCCACTGCCGCCGGCGCCGAGGATCGACAGTCTGCCGACGTCACCACCGTCACCACCGTCACCACCGCCGTAGCCGCCGTCGCCGCCGCTGCCGCCGCTGCCCATCCAGAGCCCGCCATCGCCGCCGCCGCCACCCTTGCCGCCGGTAACGGGCGTGGTGCTGGTACGCGCGGCATCGCCGCCGCCACCACCTGACCCGCCGATAGCGAACAGCGACAACCGCCCTCCGTCACCGCCGTCACCGCCGTCACCGCCGTTGGTACCCACACCGCCGTAACCGCCCGCACCCGCGCGACCCGACAACGACACCAATCCGGTGTTGCCACCGGCGCCGCCGACACCGCCGTCAGCACCGACGCCGTAACCGCCGCCACCGGCGCCGCCTGCGCCGCCGTTCCCGTTCAGCAGTCCGCCAGTACCACCGCGGCCACCAGTACCGCCCTTGGCCCCCTGGGGAACAGGTCCACCGTTTGTTTGCGCGGCGCCACCCGCGCCGCCAGCCCCGCCGTTGCCGTATAGCCCGGCCGAGCCACCGTTGCCACCACGGATATGCCCTTCCAGAGACTGTGCGCCCGTACCGCCGGCACCACCGTTGCCCGTCACCAGGCCACCCGCGCCACCGTCGCCGCCGCGGCCACCGTTGAGCCCGAGCACGCCTGCACCGCCGGCACCACCGTTGCCGAACCAGCCTGCCGCGCCACCGTTTCCGCCGTTGAATCCGTTGCCGCCGTTACCGAGAATGCCGCCGTTGCCGCCGTTGCACGAAACCGCCGCCCCGCACGTACTTGCAGTCCAGGAGTAGCCGTTGCCAATGATGATGCCGCCGTTGGGATGTGCGGCGGTGCCGTTACCGAAGAAGAAACTCACCAGCGTCTGGAGACCCCCGCCGACTCCGACCGCGGCCGACCTCGGCGTCTTGCTAGCCGACGCCACCGCAGCAGCGGGAACGGGCGGCGCCGAGCTCTCCGAGGACGCCGCCGGTGTGGCGCTGGTGGTGACGGTGCTGTCCTGCACCGCGGTCTTCTTGGTGCCCCGAGAAGGGCGCACCGGGCTCGATGAGCTCGGCTTCTTTCTGGCCGGGCCAGCATGGGCTTTCGACTTCGGCGACTCACCGGATGACGAACTGCTCGACGCGGACGATCCCTTCGAGGCTGCCGAACCGGTCGAGTCGGCGGCCGCCACAGCCGGTACCGAGGCAATTGCGGCGCCAACGCCGAGCGCAACCGCCGAAGCACCAATCCAGGTCAGCACCCGCAGGTGTCCAGGCGCCGACTGCTTCGGCGCGGCAATGCCGCCGAACTCAGCCGGCAACATCCGTAGCTCATGGACATCGGACGCGAATCGATCGGTCGAACTCATATGGGCAACTCCCCGTTGTAGCCATAGTTTGATTGACGGCAGGCTCACAGAAACCTGACAGCAAGACGGAGCATAAGGGCAACTAACTAACGCGTCTATATTTGCTTGAAAACTAGTTCACCGCGTCGGCAAGCCGTTGCCACTTGGGCATTGCGCGTTAACTGTCAGACTCGCGGCTCAAAACCAAAATCGCGGCAGTCGGGTTTGGCACTCCGCGGAGGTCAGTCCATAGGCATCAGTCACGACCTGCGCGACGTTGGATACCACGCCGATTAGTCGTTCAGCAACAGCATCTTTCGTTGGTGTCCGAGGAGAACTTAATGCCGGACATCCCCTGGGCGGAATCATCAGCCCTCGGAAACACCACTCTCCTACCCGCTTTCCCACCCATTTCGCTGCGATAAACCTACGGTTCCGAAGGTTGCTCTTAGCAAATTGACGCATGCGACATTCATTCGCTGGAGCGTCCATTATGTGTCGGCCTCTGGCACTTTTTGACACTCCGTAGCAGTGACGGTCAGAGGTCGACGATGACGTCCTCGGACGGTGTCGCGACGCACAGCAGGATGTTCCCCTCGGCCGGCGGTTCCAGCGGCTCGAGTTCATAGCGAACCTGGCCCGACAGCAGCGCCGTCTCGCAGGTGTGGCAGACCCCGGTGCGGCACGACCACTGCGTCGGCACGTCGCATGCCTCGGCGAATTCGAGCAAGCTGGTGTCGGCTGACCGCCACGGAGCCGACAGCCCGCTACGCGCGAACTGCACGTTCGGCCCCGCCCCGGGTGGCCCGTCGGGGAGGTGTGGCGGCTTCAGGGGCGCAGCGGCGATGCCCGGGGTGATCGCGTCGTGCGCGCCGAATCGCTCCGAATGGATGCTGCCGACGCTGATCCCACAGGCAACGAGGCCGTCGCTCACCGCGTCCATGAATCGCTCCGGCCCGCACACGTAGACGTCTGCCTCAACCGGTAGCCCCATCTCTCCCAGTGCTTCTGCCGAGAGTCGACCCTGTAGGTCGTAGTCGGCACCGAGCTGGTCGGTGGTCCCCGGGCTGCTGTAGAAGACGCGCGATTGACCGTGCGGCAGCAGATTCAACAGACCACGCGCTTCGCGTGCGAACGCCTGCTCGGTGCCGTTGCGGGCGCTGTGAAGCCACCAAACAGGACGACTCGACCCGCTCTCGGCCAAGGAATAGAGCATCGCGAGCACCGGGGTGACGCCAACGCCTGCCGACACCAGGATCACCGGACTCGAGCTGTCATCGAGGAAGAAGCTCCCCCGTGGCGCCGCCACCTCGATCAGATCGCCCACCTTCACGTGGTCGTGGATGTAGGCACTCACAGTTCCCATGGGCTCACGCTTGACGCCGATGCGGTACTCCGCCGAACCGGGTTCGTTGGACAACGAGTAGTTACGGACCAGCGGCGACCCGGCCTGCCCGACGGGAATACGCACCACGATCGACTGGCCGGCAAGCCATTTCGGCAGTGCTGTGTGGGCGGGGTCGGCCAACAGCACTGAGCGGATATATCTGCTCTCGTCACGCACCGCGGTGACCTTCAGCGGCCGGAATCCCGGCCAGGCCGGCGGCGGTGCGGCCACTCCGATCAGCCCGCTATTGCCGGTTGCCGGGTCCTGCTCGAGCAGACTCCGTAGTGAGGTCTTCCAGCCCGGGCTCAACGCCGGAATGTCCGCCGCGCGTTGCAGCGCCTCGCGCGGATGGCCCGGGAGGTAGAGCAAGGCGTCAATCTCGGCGACGCTGACCCGGTGTGGGCCGTCGGCGATTTTGACCACGTCGTGCCCAGCCGCCACTTCGCCCTCGGTCAGCACGCGGCAGTAGAACCCGGGTCGGTGATGCGAGACCAGCAGGGCGGCCATGCGTGGCTCGCCGATACGCATGCCGACGCGGTAGCAGGTCACCCGGGGCTGCGTCACCTCGAGGACCACGTCACCGATCCGGTACCGATCACCGATGCAGACCTCGTCGTCGGGCAACCCGTCGACGGTCAGATTCTCCCCGAACGCGCCGGGGGTCAGGTCGTCACGGCCGAGCACGGTCGCCCAATGATCATAGGAGGCAAGCTGATACACCAGTACCGCTCGGTTTTCGCCTCCGTGGCCACCGAGATCGCCCTGGCCGTCACCGTCGATATTGAGTCGGCGGACCAGCCGCGGACCGGTCACCGGGGTCTTCCACGAGCCGGTGTAGACGGTGCGCCCGTTCCACTCCACGTCCTTAGGAAGCCCCACGTTGACCGACACCAGTTTGGCCATATCCGTCACCGTTGGCCGTCCGCGAGTTGCTCACGCAGGCGGGCATTTTCAGCTTGTAGCGCGCTGAGCTGATCACGCAGTGATGCTATGGCCGATTCAAGCTCAGCGACGGTGAAGCGGGGCGTGATGTGCTGTTGGCAGTTCCAGTCATAGGCCTCGACGGTGACGAGCACGGCGCGCTCGATGACCGCGTCATACGTGTCGTCGGTCAAGGACTTCACCAACTCGGGGTCGTCGTCGGCGGTCACGATGCGGGCGTGGCCGAAGATCTTCAGGCGGCGCTGGTTCGCATAGTCGAGGGCGATGATGGCAACCCTGTCATCGCCGCTGACATTACCGGTGCTGATGTACTGGAGGTTGCCGCGGAAGTCAGCCCAGCCGATGGTGTGCTCGTCCAGGGAATGGATGAATCCGGGTTTCCCACCGCGGAATTGGACATACGGCCAGCCGGTCTCCGACACCGAGGCGAGAAAGAACCCGTCGCGCTCGCTCAGATAGTCCTTCTCGTCGTCGGTGAGCGAGTCAACGCCCGGCGATGCCGTGCCCGTCGCGACCTTGCGGCCGTAGAACCCTTCGCTGCCGTGCTCACCCTGGACGGCGCGGACATCGTCGGTGAACGCGATCGACGCGTAATGCTTGCTCATACCCCTCCGCCAACACCTGTCATTGCAACGGGAATTCCCTGCCTCGCTCATTTTCGGGCCGGCTCCCGAAGTAGCGGCGTTCGGACTCGTCGATGGCGACGTCGTTGATACTGGCCTCGCGCCGGCGCATCAGTCCGTTGTCGTCGAACTCCCACAACTCATTGCCGTAGCTGCGCCACCATTGGCCGCTCGCGTCGTGGCATTCGTATTGGAAGCGCACCGCGATGCGGTTTCCGTGGAAGTCCCACAGGCTTTTCCGCAACGCATAGTCGAGTTCGCGGCGCCACTTGGCGGTGAGGAACTCCACGATCTGGTCGCGGCCGGTGATGAAGTGATCCCGGTTGCGCCAGACGCTGTCGGGTGTGTACGCCAGGCTGACACGGTGCGGGTCGCGGGTGTTCCAGGCATCCTCGGCGGCTTGCACCTTCTGCATCGCGGCGTCCAGGTTGAACGGCGGGAAGGGGGGACGCGCTTCCGTCACGCCGGGCCTCCCGTCGGAACTGTGATGGCTGCGATCACGTCATCGGTGGTCAGAACAGCGTGCGCCAGAAACGCGAAGTTCACCAGTGCTGCCTGATAGCCGTCACCGCGGCTCGGATGTCGAGGACCGGCGGTCGCGTCGCGAACCACCGCGACCTCGAAGCCCTGCTCGAGCAGATCCCGCAGATGCGACTCCACACACATGTTGGCGAGCATGCCGCACAGGATGATCTTGGCGATCCCGCGCTTGCGCAGTTGCAAGACCAGGTCGTTGGTTTGGGGTCCCCAAACCTTGTGTGGGCTGGCCACGATCGTCGCCCCGTCCTCGATGAAGGGCTTGAACTCCTCGAGCCAGTCTGCACCTGATCCGGTGAATCCGTCTAGGGTCAGAGCTCCGCGCCGCGCGAACGTGTCGGTGCGCAGTTC
This window encodes:
- a CDS encoding CobW family GTP-binding protein; translated protein: MVSRTSDRGTTIPVIALTGYLGAGKTTLLNHVLRTPQARIGVVINDFGEINVDAGLISGQIDEPASIAGGCICCLPDDGQLDSALARLADPRLRLDAIIVEASGLADPAALARIIGFSEIAGVRDGGVVDVVDAVRHFDTVDSGGGVAPARYGAATLVVVNKLDQIPDAHRDATLRRIEARVRERNSRAHVIGATNGQIDPNLLYDVAAANDATGQLSFRDALFDEPVSAHDHVHADSVTVTAEGAVDPEQLMELLEFPPAGVYRMKGVVAVRHRTGVRGYLVNVVGPAVHIARGAASSGAESHLVAIGTHFDTELTRSRMAEALRMADGPISATAQRRWQRYLARS
- a CDS encoding pyridoxamine 5'-phosphate oxidase family protein codes for the protein MSKHYASIAFTDDVRAVQGEHGSEGFYGRKVATGTASPGVDSLTDDEKDYLSERDGFFLASVSETGWPYVQFRGGKPGFIHSLDEHTIGWADFRGNLQYISTGNVSGDDRVAIIALDYANQRRLKIFGHARIVTADDDPELVKSLTDDTYDAVIERAVLVTVEAYDWNCQQHITPRFTVAELESAIASLRDQLSALQAENARLREQLADGQR
- a CDS encoding Ig-like domain-containing protein, with product MSSTDRFASDVHELRMLPAEFGGIAAPKQSAPGHLRVLTWIGASAVALGVGAAIASVPAVAAADSTGSAASKGSSASSSSSSGESPKSKAHAGPARKKPSSSSPVRPSRGTKKTAVQDSTVTTSATPAASSESSAPPVPAAAVASASKTPRSAAVGVGGGLQTLVSFFFGNGTAAHPNGGIIIGNGYSWTASTCGAAVSCNGGNGGILGNGGNGFNGGNGGAAGWFGNGGAGGAGVLGLNGGRGGDGGAGGLVTGNGGAGGTGAQSLEGHIRGGNGGSAGLYGNGGAGGAGGAAQTNGGPVPQGAKGGTGGRGGTGGLLNGNGGAGGAGGGGYGVGADGGVGGAGGNTGLVSLSGRAGAGGYGGVGTNGGDGGDGGDGGRLSLFAIGGSGGGGGDAARTSTTPVTGGKGGGGGDGGLWMGSGGSGGDGGYGGGDGGDGGDVGRLSILGAGGSGGRGGVGQNGLYGINGSIRNPDGTPSDTPNGTDGKPGGAGGSGGNGGNGSWFIGRGGDGGDSGAGGKGGDGGSGANQINIKDSDDPVKPGGDGGNGGAGGAGGQEGGDPGSGRYFFFTPSNGRWGASGAGGAGGAGGAGGLGQGTADDEFYTSGGNGGRGGNGGAGGAGGAATNTAFAGNGGAGGAGGAGGSGGFGGRTVVGTDYRYYGVGGVAGVAGNGGRGGDGGAGSSVSVSGIGGTGGAGGTGGAGGKGYSGVNGADGGTGGDGGDGGADGGAGRETGGYGGSGGQGGQGSVRDNPAGSRARNGDIGSAGDNGIPAPPTPGATSVASKATAAQLPSPQSTWNNFIGRLNYIFFNTSPAVLTSLSAGDGPNKPISVDVNAYSNNGYGVTYTVTTQPRYGTVTREANGSYTYQVNQALVKPGMTDSFVITAENGAGARLPGVLGDVQNLLHSWAVAVGLAQPDTSSTLISVTVTGDGFYGNTDNAKYWVKQSYGNCILMAGAMAVGQLRGSVELEPSEAEIVNYAKTTNSVINPGKVIYIDENSPDGANAPDTAALLNYRYGNEVHAEVQSYKITEGQQALRDLEANIARGNAAIVVINSQTVWAAVQCTTGDCAGSTDGIPDWTEPNHGVVVVAVDTANGIVYLNDSGNPIQGELVQDADGNWVKKYPYGEPVTIGAFMNAWQSTGFETIFVSKKV
- a CDS encoding cysteine hydrolase, with translation MNLDSSDTAVVVIDPQNDVLSPSGKNWEVLEASVTENDTVRHLIEIFTAAKAGGFTVIISPHYFYPTDHGWLFNGPLESDELRTDTFARRGALTLDGFTGSGADWLEEFKPFIEDGATIVASPHKVWGPQTNDLVLQLRKRGIAKIILCGMLANMCVESHLRDLLEQGFEVAVVRDATAGPRHPSRGDGYQAALVNFAFLAHAVLTTDDVIAAITVPTGGPA
- a CDS encoding MOSC and FAD-binding oxidoreductase domain-containing protein — its product is MAKLVSVNVGLPKDVEWNGRTVYTGSWKTPVTGPRLVRRLNIDGDGQGDLGGHGGENRAVLVYQLASYDHWATVLGRDDLTPGAFGENLTVDGLPDDEVCIGDRYRIGDVVLEVTQPRVTCYRVGMRIGEPRMAALLVSHHRPGFYCRVLTEGEVAAGHDVVKIADGPHRVSVAEIDALLYLPGHPREALQRAADIPALSPGWKTSLRSLLEQDPATGNSGLIGVAAPPPAWPGFRPLKVTAVRDESRYIRSVLLADPAHTALPKWLAGQSIVVRIPVGQAGSPLVRNYSLSNEPGSAEYRIGVKREPMGTVSAYIHDHVKVGDLIEVAAPRGSFFLDDSSSPVILVSAGVGVTPVLAMLYSLAESGSSRPVWWLHSARNGTEQAFAREARGLLNLLPHGQSRVFYSSPGTTDQLGADYDLQGRLSAEALGEMGLPVEADVYVCGPERFMDAVSDGLVACGISVGSIHSERFGAHDAITPGIAAAPLKPPHLPDGPPGAGPNVQFARSGLSAPWRSADTSLLEFAEACDVPTQWSCRTGVCHTCETALLSGQVRYELEPLEPPAEGNILLCVATPSEDVIVDL
- a CDS encoding nuclear transport factor 2 family protein, giving the protein MTEARPPFPPFNLDAAMQKVQAAEDAWNTRDPHRVSLAYTPDSVWRNRDHFITGRDQIVEFLTAKWRRELDYALRKSLWDFHGNRIAVRFQYECHDASGQWWRSYGNELWEFDDNGLMRRREASINDVAIDESERRYFGSRPENERGREFPLQ